The following proteins come from a genomic window of Vallitaleaceae bacterium 9-2:
- a CDS encoding DUF2304 domain-containing protein has translation MSIWVNVGSIVVGVTLIIYILMQIVNRKMTESQSVLWLFMGGIAIILGFFPGIINWVAKQLGIWYPPSIFLLFLVIGILFIVLKNTIVTSVQNNQLNELFIQVALLKRDNQELRAELNALKKEGDNNENTSI, from the coding sequence ATGAGTATTTGGGTCAATGTTGGTTCAATTGTAGTGGGAGTTACTTTAATTATTTATATCTTAATGCAAATCGTTAATCGAAAAATGACAGAGTCACAATCCGTATTGTGGCTTTTTATGGGTGGAATTGCAATTATTTTAGGTTTTTTTCCTGGAATAATTAATTGGGTTGCCAAGCAACTAGGTATCTGGTATCCACCTTCCATTTTTTTGCTCTTTTTGGTGATTGGAATTCTATTTATCGTTCTAAAAAATACGATTGTAACCAGTGTTCAGAATAATCAACTCAATGAGCTTTTTATTCAGGTAGCACTGCTAAAACGCGATAATCAAGAACTAAGAGCAGAATTGAATGCGCTAAAGAAAGAAGGTGACAACAATGAAAATACTTCTATTTAG
- the pelF gene encoding GT4 family glycosyltransferase PelF, with translation MRICLIVEGAYPFLTGGVSSWMQQMMTQLDDVEFIIETLSVRRDEKKEFKYMIPPNVSQVRELYLFDKDYVPGFFQKPKLTSQEYRAFRSLMFGQEVDWPCLFDFFQKKKVSVNSLLTGPDFLEMTREYYEAHHDKAVFSDFLWTMRSMYMPLFLLLKNKPTKADVYHSMSTGYSGVYGSLCKYIHKKPLIVSEHGIYTREREEEIIKAKWVRGLYKDLWIQQFKKFSQCSYDMADDITALFEAAKDFQVELGCPSEKINVISNGVHLEQFNNLVPKEAADTFINIGAVVRVTPIKDIKTMIHAFSMAKAQVKNLKLWIMGPLTENEEYAQKCRQLVQELEVEDVIFTGKINVKEYLGKMDMMVLSSLSEGQPLVILEGFAAKKPFITTDVGDCRNLVLGLYDNYGPAGAVVPIMGIEAMANAMVELAQDQELRQTMGSNGYERVKNNYQNHEVFENYHKLYLKNNQRQGYKEKR, from the coding sequence ATGAGAATCTGCTTAATTGTTGAAGGGGCATACCCCTTCTTGACAGGCGGTGTATCAAGCTGGATGCAGCAAATGATGACACAACTTGATGATGTAGAGTTTATCATTGAGACATTATCGGTTCGCCGTGATGAAAAAAAAGAATTTAAATATATGATTCCTCCCAATGTTAGTCAAGTTCGGGAGTTATACCTTTTTGATAAAGATTATGTCCCTGGTTTTTTTCAAAAGCCTAAGCTTACATCCCAAGAGTACAGAGCTTTTCGAAGCCTGATGTTTGGACAAGAGGTTGACTGGCCATGTCTATTCGACTTTTTTCAGAAGAAAAAAGTATCGGTCAATAGTTTGCTGACAGGACCGGATTTTTTGGAAATGACGCGTGAATACTACGAAGCGCATCATGATAAAGCGGTGTTTTCAGACTTTTTGTGGACGATGCGGTCGATGTATATGCCCTTGTTTTTATTATTAAAAAACAAGCCGACAAAAGCCGATGTCTATCATTCGATGTCCACAGGGTATTCTGGTGTCTATGGTAGTCTATGTAAATATATACACAAAAAACCATTAATTGTGTCTGAGCATGGAATTTATACACGAGAGCGTGAAGAAGAAATTATTAAGGCAAAATGGGTTAGAGGACTCTATAAAGACCTATGGATTCAGCAGTTTAAAAAATTTTCACAGTGTAGTTATGATATGGCGGATGATATTACCGCTCTTTTTGAGGCAGCAAAAGATTTTCAGGTGGAGCTTGGTTGTCCTTCTGAAAAGATTAACGTAATTAGTAATGGTGTACATTTAGAACAGTTTAATAATCTTGTGCCCAAAGAGGCAGCAGATACCTTTATCAATATCGGTGCGGTGGTGCGGGTAACCCCAATCAAAGATATTAAGACAATGATTCATGCGTTTAGTATGGCTAAAGCACAAGTTAAAAATCTTAAGCTATGGATTATGGGACCGCTTACGGAGAACGAGGAATATGCACAAAAGTGCCGACAACTTGTTCAAGAACTTGAAGTGGAAGACGTTATCTTTACTGGAAAGATTAACGTTAAAGAATACCTTGGCAAGATGGATATGATGGTTTTAAGTAGCTTAAGTGAAGGTCAACCTTTAGTTATTCTTGAAGGTTTTGCTGCTAAAAAGCCGTTTATAACAACCGATGTGGGCGATTGTCGCAATCTTGTCCTTGGATTATATGATAACTATGGTCCGGCAGGAGCTGTGGTCCCTATCATGGGAATCGAAGCAATGGCGAATGCAATGGTTGAACTGGCTCAAGATCAGGAGCTTCGTCAAACCATGGGTAGTAATGGATATGAACGCGTAAAAAATAATTATCAGAATCATGAAGTTTTTGAAAACTATCATAAGTTATATTTGAAAAACAATCAGCGCCAAGGATATAAGGAAAAGAGGTGA
- a CDS encoding MarR family transcriptional regulator: MEKELFDNKNSIFLIFNWKMKKAYDKMFYPIIRELELTQSEADILLFLYNNKQFDTAGDIAKYRAMSKSMISKSVDGLYQKAFIAYQVDQKDKRCIHLTLEETAMPIVQQLKKVQKDFFDQLTHGITEHEYRVIESALDKMYTNITQTLK, translated from the coding sequence ATGGAAAAAGAATTATTTGACAATAAAAACAGTATATTTCTCATTTTTAATTGGAAAATGAAAAAAGCCTATGATAAGATGTTTTACCCAATTATACGAGAGCTGGAATTGACACAAAGTGAAGCGGATATTTTATTGTTTTTATATAATAATAAACAATTCGATACAGCAGGTGATATTGCAAAGTATCGAGCGATGTCTAAATCGATGATATCTAAATCTGTTGATGGATTATATCAAAAGGCGTTTATTGCTTATCAAGTGGATCAAAAAGATAAGCGTTGTATACACTTAACTTTGGAAGAGACGGCAATGCCCATAGTGCAACAGCTAAAAAAAGTGCAAAAAGATTTTTTTGATCAGTTGACGCATGGAATTACAGAGCATGAATATCGTGTCATTGAATCAGCCTTAGACAAAATGTATACGAATATTACACAGACACTTAAATAG
- a CDS encoding NAD(P)-dependent oxidoreductase translates to MKILLFSNYDVFGKSIISRMQKEGHQVFVVTGNREKRQKAPRQVFQEYIFPFDSESIEQVIQTVQPDVVIYKGMLDAWHMKEQETKGMAKGMAGLTNVVHQCLNQGAIPFVYLSTLGVYEKEGQYTIDETTVPYAQSSHAVGVLAGEKVCQSYYNAQSERLAIVRLGELYGIYQKDIMLNLNFQDFEGPYLNQYYPLIYTDDATDYIYQLITMQPKEQVIYHVAPKNTYGYTGIQVLEWMGETVEPEEDKRSDEAMAEQPPKIFMQSFHEVPKYYEKYQPKDVLPKLVGQIKLHRHNTIKDNESSSSNKKRVRMDQRGNLHQFLENVAFFLLVQIFIFATSGFDFHETIDVYMLYVLVTAVIYGYLQGIFAVAFSTVGRLYMHLATDSTYIRFEGDEIYLWIIQIFVIGALVGYLKEKYRRKDADHKDDLEYLQLEIDALKTINDSNVQIKDAYENRLLNYRDSFARIYDLVSRFDVIEPEKVVFKAVKAVGDTMKSQDVAIYSFNEQSQYCRLTSATSKKAQQFGKTLRLSDYSMIYDKLMHSEIYINTKLDETLPMMVGGAYLEGKLQSVIVVWSLPFASTTLYDKNNFGILCRLIGSSLSRANEYMESINMAVNFDEMGILEEDAFAKVIELYMYGEQENVVDYTVLRLKSVENEQQAIGHLKSSVRDTDYIGRQAFGHIAVLLTNTNEEEAQYVVRRLADKGIEVQTGVNTHVG, encoded by the coding sequence ATGAAAATACTTCTATTTAGCAATTATGATGTATTTGGGAAAAGTATTATTTCCCGAATGCAAAAAGAAGGTCATCAAGTATTTGTCGTGACGGGAAATCGTGAAAAACGGCAAAAAGCACCGAGACAGGTTTTTCAAGAATATATCTTCCCTTTTGATAGTGAGAGTATTGAACAAGTGATTCAAACGGTTCAGCCGGATGTTGTCATCTACAAAGGTATGTTAGATGCATGGCATATGAAGGAACAAGAGACAAAGGGTATGGCAAAAGGCATGGCAGGATTGACCAATGTCGTCCATCAATGCTTGAATCAAGGAGCAATCCCTTTTGTGTATTTGTCGACACTTGGGGTTTATGAAAAAGAGGGACAATATACCATTGATGAAACTACCGTACCATATGCACAATCTTCCCATGCCGTTGGCGTACTTGCCGGAGAAAAAGTATGCCAAAGCTATTATAATGCACAGTCAGAACGTCTTGCTATTGTGCGGTTGGGAGAGTTGTATGGCATCTATCAAAAGGACATTATGCTTAATCTTAATTTTCAAGACTTCGAAGGTCCTTATCTGAATCAATACTATCCCCTAATATATACAGATGATGCAACAGATTACATCTATCAATTAATTACGATGCAGCCAAAAGAGCAGGTGATATACCATGTGGCGCCTAAGAATACTTATGGGTATACAGGTATCCAAGTGCTTGAATGGATGGGCGAAACCGTTGAACCCGAAGAAGATAAACGCTCGGATGAAGCGATGGCTGAACAGCCGCCAAAGATATTTATGCAATCATTTCATGAAGTGCCTAAGTATTATGAAAAGTATCAGCCAAAAGACGTATTGCCAAAACTTGTTGGACAAATAAAGTTGCACCGTCACAATACGATTAAAGACAATGAAAGTTCATCTTCTAATAAAAAGCGGGTTCGTATGGATCAGCGAGGCAATCTACATCAGTTTTTAGAAAATGTTGCTTTTTTCCTTTTGGTGCAAATTTTTATTTTTGCAACAAGTGGATTTGATTTTCATGAAACGATTGATGTGTATATGTTATATGTGCTGGTGACAGCTGTCATCTATGGATATCTGCAAGGAATATTTGCAGTCGCATTTAGTACGGTAGGAAGATTATATATGCATTTGGCGACGGACAGTACTTATATTAGGTTTGAAGGCGATGAGATTTATCTTTGGATTATTCAGATTTTTGTGATTGGTGCCTTGGTTGGATATCTAAAAGAAAAATATCGACGAAAAGATGCGGATCATAAGGATGATTTGGAATATCTACAGTTAGAAATTGATGCGCTTAAAACTATTAATGATAGCAATGTACAGATTAAAGACGCATATGAAAATCGTTTGTTAAACTATCGTGACAGTTTTGCACGGATTTATGATTTGGTTTCACGCTTTGATGTTATTGAGCCGGAAAAAGTGGTGTTTAAAGCGGTCAAAGCTGTTGGCGATACAATGAAGTCCCAAGATGTTGCCATCTATAGCTTTAATGAACAGTCACAGTATTGCCGATTAACCTCTGCGACATCAAAAAAAGCGCAGCAATTTGGAAAGACACTTCGTCTTAGCGACTATTCAATGATTTATGATAAGCTTATGCATTCAGAGATCTATATCAACACAAAGTTGGACGAAACACTGCCGATGATGGTTGGAGGAGCTTACTTAGAAGGAAAGCTACAGTCGGTGATTGTGGTTTGGAGCTTACCTTTTGCAAGTACAACTCTTTATGACAAAAATAACTTTGGCATTCTTTGCCGTCTGATTGGAAGTTCATTAAGTCGTGCCAATGAATATATGGAAAGTATTAACATGGCAGTCAACTTTGATGAAATGGGTATATTAGAAGAAGATGCCTTTGCAAAAGTCATCGAACTATATATGTATGGAGAGCAAGAAAACGTTGTGGATTATACGGTTTTACGATTAAAGTCTGTTGAGAATGAGCAACAGGCGATTGGGCATTTAAAAAGCTCAGTACGTGATACAGATTATATTGGACGTCAAGCATTTGGACATATTGCCGTTTTGTTGACGAACACAAATGAAGAAGAAGCACAGTATGTTGTACGGCGTTTGGCAGATAAAGGCATTGAAGTGCAAACGGGAGTGAATACACATGTGGGCTAA
- a CDS encoding cupin domain-containing protein codes for MIEKVHKYSTGNEKVVEKLIMNDHINYIHMVFNQGEGLPEHYSNSNVYMNVIRGRLSLSLGEQAQQQYPKGSLIEIPYNIKMHVQNTDEEVLELIVVKAPGPQQYRE; via the coding sequence ATGATTGAAAAAGTACATAAGTATAGCACGGGTAATGAAAAAGTAGTAGAAAAGCTGATAATGAATGATCATATCAATTATATTCACATGGTTTTTAACCAAGGAGAGGGCTTGCCGGAACATTATTCTAATTCCAATGTATATATGAATGTCATACGGGGGCGGCTAAGTTTAAGTTTAGGAGAACAAGCACAACAGCAATATCCTAAGGGGAGCTTAATAGAGATCCCATATAATATTAAAATGCATGTGCAAAATACAGATGAAGAGGTGCTTGAACTTATTGTCGTTAAGGCCCCGGGACCACAACAGTATAGAGAATAA
- a CDS encoding MATE family efflux transporter: protein MNTQQQNELGYENINKLLFKMAIPTIAAQIINLLYNLVDRVYIGHIPVVGATALTALGVTMPIILIVSAFAALVSMGGAPRASIMLGKGDKDAAEKILGNCTTALAIISITLTAILLIFAQDILMAFGASENTIGYAVAYLRIYAIGTIFVQFALGLNFFITAQGFSKMSMITVLIGAILNIILDPIFIFGFDMGVQGAALATIISQGVSAIWVVWFLTSKKTILHIRLKNMRLDLKVLGPCLVLGLSPFIMQATESLLAVVFNTSLLKYGGDIAVGTMTILLSVMQFSMLPLFGLTQGATPIISFNYGAGNYERVKKAFFLLLKVSVIYSATLWLLAMGVPQLFAKMFTKDSELIELTIKSMRIYMAGTLLFGIQVSCQQTFIALGNAKTSVFLALLRKIILLIPLIYILPLFMDNKVNAVFLAEPIADIIAAITTGLLFYIQLKNIFVFKEE, encoded by the coding sequence ATGAATACTCAACAACAAAATGAATTAGGATATGAAAATATCAATAAGTTATTATTTAAGATGGCCATACCGACCATTGCAGCACAAATTATTAACCTACTATATAACCTAGTCGATCGAGTGTACATTGGGCATATCCCTGTAGTAGGCGCCACAGCGTTGACTGCTCTAGGGGTAACCATGCCGATTATTTTAATTGTATCTGCCTTTGCCGCACTTGTTAGTATGGGGGGCGCCCCGAGGGCATCAATCATGTTAGGTAAAGGGGATAAGGATGCGGCAGAAAAAATACTTGGAAACTGTACGACGGCATTAGCCATTATATCGATAACGTTGACAGCCATTCTTCTTATCTTTGCACAGGACATTCTTATGGCTTTTGGCGCTAGTGAAAACACAATTGGTTATGCAGTTGCCTACTTAAGAATATATGCAATAGGAACAATTTTTGTTCAATTTGCATTGGGATTGAACTTTTTTATTACAGCACAAGGCTTTTCTAAGATGAGCATGATTACAGTATTAATTGGAGCCATCTTAAACATTATCTTGGACCCGATTTTTATTTTTGGTTTTGACATGGGGGTTCAAGGAGCGGCACTTGCAACCATTATCTCTCAGGGAGTATCGGCAATATGGGTTGTGTGGTTCTTGACAAGTAAGAAGACAATCTTACACATTCGACTAAAAAATATGCGTCTTGATTTGAAAGTGCTAGGTCCATGTTTAGTACTGGGATTATCTCCTTTTATCATGCAGGCAACAGAAAGCTTGCTAGCGGTTGTCTTTAATACGTCTCTATTAAAATATGGTGGAGATATTGCTGTGGGGACGATGACGATTTTACTAAGTGTGATGCAATTTTCCATGTTGCCGCTTTTTGGATTAACTCAAGGTGCAACCCCCATTATTAGCTTTAACTATGGAGCAGGAAATTACGAGCGTGTCAAAAAAGCGTTTTTCTTATTGTTAAAGGTATCCGTTATATATTCAGCAACCTTGTGGCTTTTAGCGATGGGAGTACCGCAACTTTTTGCCAAAATGTTTACAAAAGATAGTGAGCTTATCGAACTGACAATAAAATCCATGCGTATTTACATGGCGGGAACGTTGCTCTTTGGAATTCAAGTGAGCTGTCAACAGACATTTATTGCCTTAGGGAATGCAAAGACATCGGTTTTTCTTGCGCTTTTACGTAAAATTATACTTTTGATTCCGCTAATTTATATTTTGCCGCTATTTATGGATAATAAAGTTAATGCTGTATTTTTGGCAGAGCCCATTGCAGATATTATAGCGGCAATCACAACAGGTCTTTTGTTCTATATCCAACTTAAAAATATATTTGTATTTAAAGAAGAATAA
- a CDS encoding glycosyltransferase family 2 protein — translation MGKGALILIPAYNEEASICKVLDAIMTTSIPQMADILVVDDGSSDHTTQVVASYDVILMSLIMNRGYGSAIQAGYKYADEKGYDYVIQLDADGQHDIANVQYIYEALVQGEEKERPDIVIGSRFLSEQSSFRPSGLKKVVIRFFRGIIQKITGTTITDPTSGLQGLNRRTFAYYSGYGQFDYRYPDINMIIQMLLKGYVIKEIPAIMHERTTGQSMHSGYIKQLKYMIIITLSTVSIILRQWKETSIEARKERK, via the coding sequence ATGGGAAAAGGAGCATTGATTTTGATACCGGCATATAATGAGGAGGCGTCAATCTGCAAAGTACTTGATGCAATTATGACAACGTCAATTCCCCAGATGGCGGATATTTTGGTTGTTGATGATGGGTCAAGCGACCATACCACACAGGTAGTGGCATCCTATGATGTAATACTTATGTCGTTGATTATGAACCGAGGATATGGTTCGGCTATACAGGCCGGATATAAATATGCAGATGAAAAAGGATATGACTACGTTATTCAGCTAGATGCAGATGGACAACATGATATTGCAAATGTACAGTATATATATGAGGCTTTGGTTCAAGGGGAGGAAAAGGAACGACCGGATATTGTCATCGGCTCAAGATTTTTAAGTGAGCAGTCTTCTTTTCGTCCCTCAGGTTTGAAAAAAGTAGTGATACGTTTTTTTCGAGGGATTATCCAAAAAATTACCGGGACAACGATTACAGACCCAACCTCAGGACTTCAAGGATTAAATCGGCGTACATTTGCTTATTATTCAGGATATGGACAGTTTGATTATCGATATCCGGATATTAATATGATTATTCAAATGCTTTTAAAAGGATATGTGATTAAAGAAATTCCGGCGATTATGCATGAGCGTACTACAGGTCAAAGTATGCACAGTGGATATATCAAGCAGTTAAAGTATATGATTATTATTACGTTATCAACGGTGAGCATTATTTTACGGCAGTGGAAAGAAACCAGCATTGAGGCAAGGAAAGAGCGAAAATGA
- the pelG gene encoding exopolysaccharide Pel transporter PelG produces the protein MAGIGFELKKIFKEESVTSLIGGIAYSSIVTVGPTIIVIMTIIALYFFLGLTSVSYAERELLSSTILYVFIFALLVTAPFNGVMSRYIADKIYDDQYEDILPSFYTGVFLNTLLGALLALPFVYRLIVVGGVDPIFAAVTYAFFMIMIIAFFSMIYLSATKDYKVIALFYGMGMAVTFVGAWIFFWLGEPVIHAILYGVTLGFFLIAFLEFSYMRKHFKQNSKKYFDCLRYFTEQYQVLFTNFFYILGLYIHNFVFWGHPNHLVIAKSYYTMQSYDMATTLAMFSNISMIVIFTVLVETNFHDRYQKYMESIIGKTWQDIQKDKKAMFRLLIQQVSFLAIVQAIITTILFLIAMAVLPDFGFGGSVLRNYASLIGAYFAIFLMYCNIIFMFYFNDNKGAMMTAVIFCISVLVGSYWARENLSRLYGLGAFAGAMVGWSFSFYRLRYMEKHFDAHIFCNTTIIERIIGKVPKSVIYKKEQGNEG, from the coding sequence ATGGCAGGAATTGGTTTTGAACTAAAAAAAATATTCAAAGAAGAAAGTGTCACCAGCTTAATTGGAGGTATTGCCTATAGTTCCATTGTAACAGTCGGACCAACAATTATTGTTATCATGACGATTATAGCATTGTACTTTTTCTTGGGATTGACGTCGGTTTCCTATGCGGAGCGAGAACTGCTGTCCTCAACAATTCTATATGTATTTATTTTTGCTCTTTTGGTTACAGCTCCGTTTAATGGAGTTATGTCGCGTTATATTGCAGATAAAATATATGATGACCAATATGAAGATATTCTACCGTCATTTTATACGGGAGTCTTTTTAAATACTTTGTTGGGTGCACTTCTTGCACTACCTTTTGTATATCGCTTAATTGTAGTAGGAGGAGTGGACCCTATATTTGCGGCAGTTACCTATGCGTTTTTTATGATTATGATTATTGCATTTTTTTCAATGATTTATCTGTCGGCGACCAAAGATTATAAAGTTATTGCATTATTTTATGGCATGGGCATGGCAGTGACATTTGTTGGGGCTTGGATTTTCTTTTGGTTGGGAGAGCCGGTGATTCATGCTATACTTTATGGAGTGACGCTTGGATTTTTTCTGATTGCTTTTTTGGAATTTTCGTATATGCGTAAGCATTTTAAGCAAAACAGCAAAAAATATTTTGACTGTTTAAGATATTTTACAGAACAATATCAAGTGCTGTTCACCAACTTTTTCTATATTTTGGGGCTCTATATCCATAATTTTGTTTTTTGGGGACATCCGAATCATTTGGTTATTGCGAAAAGCTATTATACAATGCAAAGTTATGATATGGCAACGACGCTTGCTATGTTTAGTAATATTTCAATGATTGTAATCTTCACGGTTCTTGTTGAGACCAATTTTCATGACCGCTACCAAAAATATATGGAGTCGATTATCGGGAAAACTTGGCAAGATATTCAAAAGGATAAAAAAGCGATGTTTCGCTTATTAATTCAGCAGGTCAGCTTCTTAGCCATTGTACAAGCGATTATAACGACAATTCTTTTTTTGATTGCTATGGCAGTACTACCTGATTTTGGTTTTGGGGGAAGTGTTCTTCGAAACTATGCATCGTTGATTGGCGCATATTTTGCTATTTTTCTCATGTATTGTAATATTATTTTTATGTTCTATTTTAATGATAATAAAGGGGCAATGATGACCGCAGTGATTTTTTGTATTAGTGTTCTGGTTGGAAGCTACTGGGCAAGGGAAAATCTATCCCGACTCTATGGGTTGGGTGCTTTTGCCGGAGCCATGGTTGGCTGGAGCTTTAGTTTTTACCGTCTACGCTACATGGAAAAACATTTTGATGCCCATATCTTTTGCAATACAACCATTATAGAGCGGATTATCGGAAAAGTGCCAAAATCCGTTATTTATAAAAAGGAGCAAGGCAATGAAGGCTAG